The Capsicum annuum cultivar UCD-10X-F1 chromosome 1, UCD10Xv1.1, whole genome shotgun sequence sequence TATCCAACTTGAACGCAAAGTAAAAATTCTGGATCTGCTTATGAAAATCTCTCATAGATTGCTCCTAGACATGTCTAGTTCCAAAAAGTTTATACGTCATAACAAACatgttttttaattcatttgttaggctcttttgtttctcctttaatagtataaatataaatgcattttaaCATTAATTTTGATCTTGAATATTCAATGCATAAAAAAAACAACCCGATGTATTAAACATTCGATTACACATGAATGCAAATCATACATAATTATAGATATTCAATGCATATGAATATTAAATCTGCTCAAAAACAATGTATCTTTTTCGTATCTTTCTCCAAGCAAATCATGTGAGATCACTACTTAATTGTGGATTCTTTTCCCTCTTCTATTTCAAAGCTTGTTAAAAACCACACCATCCAACTCCTCCATATGCTCTCACAAGTTCCTCAACACTCAATCCCCATGAAAGAACACCAAGTAACATCCAAAAGCTCACACACAATGATTATCAACAAGCTCATATTATCctgtattttcttcatctttctcttGTACTTGATACTTAGAGCAAATTCCCCATCATTCAAGCTAAGAAACTTATCAATAAGCTACCCATCGACATGCAACAAGATTCCGTCATCTCTGGCGGAATCACTTCTCCACTATGCCACTACCAATAGAACAATCCAACAACAACACGCAGAAATATCAGTAACACTTAGGGTCCTTGAGAAGAAATCACCATGCAATTTCTTAGTCTTTGGGCTTGGACATGATAGCTTAATGTGGAGTTCATTAAACCATAATGGACGAACCATCTTCATCGAAGAAAATATACATTGGATCGACAAAATTACAAAAGAAGTACCTTCACTAGAAGCTTACCATCAGATTTATGACACTAGACTTGATCAAGCTCCTGAGCTTCTAAGTATCGGTAAAAGAGAAGATTCTTGCAAAAAGCTTGTAGGTGATCCAAGAAATTCTAAGTGTCCACTTGCCCTAACAAATTTTCCAAAAGAAGTGTATGAAATTGAATGGGATTTAATCATGATTGATGCACCAACAGGTGCATATTATGACTTACCAGGGAGGATGAAAGTAATATATACTGTTGGATTATTGGCTAGGAACAGAGAACATGGAGAAACTGATGTATTTGTGCATGATTGTCTTAGGTATGTTGAAGATAAGTTCTCTAAGAACTTTCTTTGTGAAGGATTCAttaaagaacaagttatgaatcTTAGGCACTTCACCATCCCAAGTTATAGAGGTGGTTCTATTAAGTCCTTTTGTCCTTAAGTCCTAGTCTAGTCGAATTTTATCACactgaattttattttgatttgagagTCTTTTAATTTCCATATAGTTTCATTTGAACGAAAAAAGATTCTTAGGTGACAGCCAAGAATAcatgtatttaatttatttttcctttttattttatatattcttgaaaGATTTGATGTGGGTTTATGCAAAATTTTCTGGAATGAAATCATTTCCCTAGTGGATTTTTTTAGAATCATCACTTTTTGTGTTTCTCTTTTCGACATTTATCCGAATCTTAAAAAGTTGAACTTAGCTATATTCCCACCATTCCTAGATTTTAAAATAGTTGCACTTGACCATATGAATCAATTAAAACAGAGATatatttgttttcaaattttcataaaatatttccttttttagttatttctttaGTCTGATATTGTTTTGTTCTTAGAACATTTTAGACAAATTGTGAACACAATTTTTGAAGTATATAAAGCATGTTGCATTAGTTGTAGATggaaacaaaacataaaaatataactcaaaagaaattaattattcataaaaatggtttgatcaaaagatcaattttagCCACTGGAGTTGGCAAGGATGAtaattgatattgataaaattgaACATCCAATTTTTAGGAAATGGAGATATCATTTCTATTCCACCTTAAATAAATTAAACGTACAGGCCAATTATTCGATGtaattgatttatttaatttggaaaaattttctttcacggaaataattatattattaaactAATATCCCTTTATCTTAAATGTTTCAACAAATATGTAAGCAAGAAAagaaatacatatatatgatataaattgaTGATCGTAAATCAGCAAGcacaaaaaattgaaatatgCTAGTAAATCACTTAGGGTCCATTTGGTTATGAGATATGAAATCATGATATAGAATAATTTGAGGTGAGTTGAAGTTTTGTTTGGACATGCAATTTGAACTTTTAAATTGTATGTTTTCTCATAAACATGTAAACTTTACAAGTTGTGAAACTTAttagatttttttcaaattattatataATGTTATCAAATGAGCAAACCATAattgataaatagaatatcgtAATGTGCTAAGGTATTGCATTGATAAAATTGCATATCTCCATgcttttttataaattaatgttTGTGATTACAAACTTTCAagtatacataattttataaagatcCACTAGTTAAGTTGTTCTTTAATATAAGTCTTTCACATGATACGTACAATCTTTTCACATCGAGCATGagtttttttttacaaaatataagcTTAtgagtcaaattttattttaaaaaaaaaataacttgaaaTCATGATTTGGATTCTAAaccatgtttttttctttttttgaaattttggatACATTTCATTGAGTTGAAAATTATAAGATGAAATCACATATCCAAACACTTAATTATGATGTGAAATTGCATGTCCAAACgtctaattaatttattattgaaaaattagaGATATTAACAATATGTATTTGCTCAATCgatggtgtttgataaaaaaattatgatgttAAAACTTAAAGGTACGAGGATTTTACTAGCTCAGCTGATTGATGATCAAAACTTTTATTATTTACTTTGAAAACTTTCACCAATTTTAGATTCCTTACGTTATAATCTCTTTTCCCTAATGCcaattttggaaagaaaaaaaaaaggtgataTTAGAAGTCAAATTTTACAAATTGTACAAGGTAAATTTGTCAAtcttctatatatattataaaggaCGAAGCACCTGAAGAAGCCAACTGGCAGCATAAGAATAAGCCACTTGGCAAATTTTAGGacaaaatttataatattgtaataaaaaatttaaaattatttgaatttagaaatattaggcttttaaaagaaaaaaaaaatttcattagtttaaaataaaaaattcatagttgaagagtccaaataaactctaaatattttataatgataataatctataaacaaataatattagTAGTAATAATAGTAGTACATACGTGTGATAGTGGtagtatactaataataataaaatataataatttttattttatttttgggttttcccTCCGATGTCCGGTACCCATATTGGAGCCCAACTAATCCGAATTCGCCAGatagggccccattcggggggtagcgctcccaacagagttttctccatacttAGGATCGAActctcgacctctggttaagggtggagcagccccatccgctgcaccacaacccatgttggtaaaatataataatagtagTCGTAATAATAGTAGTACATACGTGTGATAGTGGtagtatactaataataataaaatataataataataataataatataaataaataaataaataaatagtatatttaggtattaaaaaattaaacttatgTTAGACATTATAAGATAAGTATGTACTATGTTTGAAAATTAtggataaggaagaataataattcattttcttttaataaatagatattgtatttgaatttgaatataaatttaaatttgatttaaatgaaatttaaatagaAGTGGATTTCTCTTTTCTTAATATCTCTTTTATATCTATATAATCAGTAGTAGTGGTGGAATCAATAATTATGATATGTAAAATTGATGTCATTTGAGGGGAACTAACTTTCAGTGCTTTGCTACTACTGTTGATGGATGATAGTTGTTGGTTCACTTGATACTTGATTGCAAGATTTAGATTGTACTCAAGCAGTTTCATGAGACAGGCTAAAACTGTTTTTTCAGTTCTTCTATCACTCATGTCGATATTACCTATGATGGGAAGTGGATATTAGGGACAACTGATACTTATTTGATATTGGTATGCACCTTATTTGTTGACAGGAATGGAAGTATTAAAACTAATTTTGTTGGCCGCATGGGGAATAAGATTTCGGCTCCAAGATTTTTAAATCTAAACTCTCTTGATTCACATATGGCTGGAGCTAACAAGTTTTGCAGTGCTCAATTTTCATGGGTatgattcttcttttcttttgccCTTCTCATTTTTACTTTGCAGCAGTATATTTGACTATCATGCCTATTTATTTTCCTTTGTACATAATAATTTTGCTTAGTCCATTCCTTATGATGTATGTTAAAAGGAAAGGACTTGACATTGAGGTGTCCTGTTTGTGACGCATATATATTAAGTGTCCATGTCTTCATTTTCGCTTAAATAGGAATATGACAACCATAAATTTCTAGATGTCAGTAGCTATTGAATGTGGTACAGTTTGCAGCTCTAGAGTGACTTCTCCTCTTTCACAAACTTATCTCgtttaaaatttaagttatataatatatttaaatattaaattaaagatgaaactataataataataataataataataataataataataataataataatatatgatagTTTTAAGGAAAAGTGCAAAATAATTGGGCAATTATAATTTTGTGTTAATAATAACTTTACCATTGAATCCTTTAaaaagaatacatgcataaaagGGTTAAATTATCAAAAGATAATTAGaccaataaatttttaattttaaattaaaaaattataaaataaaattacatattagAAATAGTTAGTTATCACATTAGAGAGTTTTAATTGGACTCTTATtaagttttgaattaaaaaattaagtatttgaatttgaaatacattatccttttaataaaaagattttcattatcttaaaaatagaaacggaaagaaaataaaataaaataaaataaaaaacgtgccaaaaaagaagataaactatcaaaagacaattaagactaataaattattaattttaaattaaaaataattataaaataaaattacttattaaaAATGATTTGTTATCACATTAGAGAGCTCTAATTGAACTCTTattaagttttgaattgaaaaattaagtatttgaatttgaagtcattatcatttaaataaaaaaaattgtcattatcatttaaataaaaaaaaatccattatcttaaaaatagaaactcataattaGAGAGTTCTAAAACAaatttgttatttcaaacttatctatttaaaatttaaatgcaataaatatagttaaatataatcttatatttcataaacttatctatatcaaatataatgataaatagattattattattattattattattattattattattattattattattattattattatcattattatttagaaatataaataatatatatttttgtgtgtatCTAAAATTTATCCTTACTCGCGATTATTTTAATattgtaaatataaattaaaatttaataattaaattcaaagtatatatctatttgaaatacatttatatatctaagttgtcaatttattttttataaaaaaaaattaacaaacaaacaaaagaaaaaaaaataaaagaaaataaaaacgtgccaaaagagaagaagataaactatcaaaagataattaagactaataaattattaattttaaataaaaaataattataaaataaaattacttattaaaaatggttagttatcacattagagagttctaattggactcttatcaagttttgaattaaaaacgaaaaaggtttaaaaatacccctgaactatctgaaatagctcaaaaatgcccctcattagatttttggctcaaaaataccccttcgttaaatatttggctcaaaaatacccctccccccTCTAACGAAAttcaaaaaaggatcaaaaatacccctgaactaactgaaatgactcaaaaatacccctctgtgaaatatttagctcaaaaatacccctcctcttaacgaaattccaccaaacatgtcacctagataaaaaaaactacgtgactatgccacattatcatccacatgtaaaatgttagtattttttaattatatgacattcctttcttctttatttttatttttatttttatttttatttttttgcaaagcagtgaaacgaaaaaaattaaaaaaccgatcttttgctaattacttaattagtgttttaaaagttctaaatttcaccttttcattagtgttttaaaagttctaaatttcatcttattattgTCGTTTGGGATGAGGGACAGCTTGATCTTGATATGATGTTAACTCGAAGGAGCagctagaattttaacttttaagctagcaaatgttgatatactaataattgagttgaatttactacatgcaaattcatttttaaaataaataaattccttttaac is a genomic window containing:
- the LOC107856223 gene encoding glucuronoxylan 4-O-methyltransferase 3, with the translated sequence MLSQVPQHSIPMKEHQVTSKSSHTMIINKLILSCIFFIFLLYLILRANSPSFKLRNLSISYPSTCNKIPSSLAESLLHYATTNRTIQQQHAEISVTLRVLEKKSPCNFLVFGLGHDSLMWSSLNHNGRTIFIEENIHWIDKITKEVPSLEAYHQIYDTRLDQAPELLSIGKREDSCKKLVGDPRNSKCPLALTNFPKEVYEIEWDLIMIDAPTGAYYDLPGRMKVIYTVGLLARNREHGETDVFVHDCLRYVEDKFSKNFLCEGFIKEQVMNLRHFTIPSYRGGSIKSFCP